A single window of Nicotiana sylvestris chromosome 3, ASM39365v2, whole genome shotgun sequence DNA harbors:
- the LOC104231557 gene encoding uncharacterized protein — MVETTITSTGDASNIAIPVSYDINHPYHLNNSDSPGMTPGNTVFDGRGYPWWRRSILLSLSAKKKLGFINGACQSPDLKSLEHEQWSCVNDIVIYCILNALSKDIVDSMIYSKTAKELWDSLEQRFGKSNGAKLYHLQKELSRIAQGDNDIAGYFTKLK; from the coding sequence ATGGTTGAAACAACCATCACATCTACTGGTGATGCGAGCAATATTGCAATACCAGTAAGCTATGATATCAATCACCCCTATCATCTCAACAATTCTGATTCACCTGGTATGACACCAGGCAACACTGTATTTGATGGAAGAGGATATCCATGGTGGAGAAGATCTATTCTCTTGTCTTTGTCAGCCAAGAAGAAACTTGGCTTCATCAATGGAGCTTGTCAATCTCCAGATCTGAAGTCCCTAGAACATGAGCAATGGAGTTGTGTGAATGACATAGTCATCTATTGTATCCTAAATGCTCTTTCAAAAGACATTGTTGATAGCATGATTTACTCCAAAACTGCAAAAGAGCTTTGGGACAGCCTGGAGCAGAGATTTGGGAAATCAAATGGAGCTAAGCTTTATCATCTGCAGAAAgagttatcaagaatagcacaggGAGACAATGACATTGCAGGATACTTTACTAAGCTCAAATGA